Part of the Zonotrichia leucophrys gambelii isolate GWCS_2022_RI chromosome 12, RI_Zleu_2.0, whole genome shotgun sequence genome, gcagagacGCCAAAGGCCCCGGTGATGGGCACAGGCCACCTGCCatggctggcactgggacagccagCAAGCTGGGCACCGCCCGTCGTTCGGGGCACCTTCGGGTGACAAAGGGAGGGGGGACGACAGGAGGAAGCCCCCACCCCGTCCCTGGGGAAACCTCTCAGTTCTCGCCCTCCCGGCTGCCCCAAGCCCCCTGGTCCccgcgggagcggggccgggcgggtACCTTTGCGTGCGCCTCGTCCCTCCACCGCCGGCCGCCCCTCTCAGTGCCACATTGTCTCCGGCGGCGCCCAGTGACACCCGGGGCAGGAACAATGAGCCGCTTGACAGGCCAGGGCCAAGctggcagccccggcccccacCCCGGTCCACGCCGGGGCCCCCCTCGctcttcccctctcccacaTCCCTCCCTCCGGGATCCTATTACAGCGGATAAGAGACACTAAAAGGAACAATGCACCCTGGGTAAGGCCATCTGCCACCGCTGGGGACATTCCtggcccccccggcccccctccCTTTGGCTCACACATCGCCCCTCTTTGTAATTgcgtggtttttttcctggaagccGATCAGCTGGCAGGGCTCGAGGGCTCAAGGACACCGGAgcgggcagggatggggcagctggcACCCCAAGGCCCGCTGGCACCCCGGGCTGCTGCTGCGGGGTGGTGCCCGCAGGGGCAGGAGGCACCCGCGAATGGGGGGATCGGGACAGCAACAGGGGAGCTGAGCCATCTGGGGCGCCAGGGATGCTCCATACAAGGGTGCTGCCAGACTGCCAGGGCAGAGACCAGCTCCtgcacccctggcactgccttgTGTCCCCCACACGGGCATCCTGCACCCACAGAAAAGTGCCCCCCCGCCTCTTACCTCCCCCACTAAATCCTCCTGGGCCCTGGCGTAAGCAGCTAAAGCCAGGCAAGCTTGGGGaagggggggcactgggggggcaCCCTGCTGCCGGCTCCATCTGTGCCCCTGAGTGCCCGGTGCAGCAGCaccaaaggcagagcaggcagggggcaggcaggggtCTTGCCCCCTGTCTGTCCggcctccctgcctgccccctcATCTGTCCATGGCAGCCACTCTTTGACACCCATCTCCCCGGGGTGCTGGGCATGGGCAGGAGCCTCCCAGGCCTGGCAGCTCCCTTTTAAGCCCCTGTGGATTACCCTGGACTTGGGTGCATGCCAGGAGGGgtaggaggaggaagaggaggatgaagaggaagcTGGCCAGCTGGGGACACGGATGTCACTGCCTTGGGAGACTTACCTGTCCCTtaacacagccccagggctccctgggTACCCTCTGAGGTTCATGGGGGTCCCATCAGGAGTGATGAGTGGGCTCCAGCAAGGCTGGCACTCACCCATCCACAGTGCCAGCCACCACAAATGCCAGCCAAATGCACCATCCCTCAGTGGCTGCAATTTCCCTGCTGTCACCCCCTAAACCTGTGTGCAACAGCAGCCATGGAGGTAGGGATGGGGGAAGGAGGTGTGCCAGGCCTAAACCATGACATTGTAGGAAAGGTGGAAAAGAAGCAGGATGAAGGTGGCAGGAAAgcagtggaagagcttggggttttatttggtCTCAAGAGAGTGGGTGCTGGTGTGGGCCAGTGCAGTGTGAGTGCCTGGGTTGGCACAAGGGTGCATGTGCAGGCAGAGGGGTGGGTGGGCTGGTCacatcctcctgctctgtggtcCCATCCTGCtcacttcagctgctgcaggaagtcCAGGAGTCCACGGTGCCACTCATTTGGCTTGTCCAGGTAGCAGGCGTGTCCtgcaccctgcagcagcagcacctggtgcTCAGGGAGGTGCTTCAGGTTGTTCAGACTggtctgccccagctctgcatcctGGTCCCCGTACACGATCAGCGTGGGGGTCTGTAGAGGGGGAAAGCACCCTGAGCCTGCAAGGGTCACTCAGGCACTTGCTCCTCCTTGCCAGAGACACCCTGGCGGGGAGTCACTTGCCCTTCTCCCACACCCAGTATGACAAAGAGAGACTGAAGCTCAGACTCCTGGGTCTCCACTTGTCCCTTCTCTACCTCCCGCTACCCCACATTTACATTCCTTCATCATCAGGTTCTCCTCTTTCAGTGGCAACAGGGTTTCTGGCCTGTTTGGCCTTTTCCCTGCTCAACCCCGGTGCCAGGGTCCCCTCTGCACCATCTCCTCCCagttccctgccctccccagtgcccTTCCAGGCCGTACTTTGATCTGGGCATACTGCTGCGCCGTGAATTTTTCAGTGCAGATGGGTGCCACAGGTACGTAGGCCTTGAACAGCTGGCTGTGCTCTAAGAGGCAGGGCAGCGAGTACATGCCACTGAGCGATGGGCTGATCACCACAGCTGGACCCAGGTCCAGAGCCTCTGAAACTGCCTTCAGGAACGCCGCCGGTGCTGGCTGGCCCACGGGAGCTGGGGCCACAGCATCCTTCGAGCGCCCCAGCCCTGAATCGTGCGAGATACAAGTGGCCCTGTCAGGCTCCACACTGCCTCCACGACAGGGAgaagccagcacagcagagcaggacacgGGCATTGCCATCCTGCCACCACAAACCGGTGGCTATCCCGCCTGATAGGGCTGTGCTCACCACACCTTACCCGGCAGGTCGATGGCCACGGCTCGGTAGCCATTCTCGGCCAGCGTGGCCAGTGTCCCCAACTGCAGCCAGGTTTCGGAGGAGAAGCGGAtgccatgcagcagcagcacggtcagcctgggcactgcctgggccGGCTCAGCTCGGCGGTAGAAGAGGCTCTGTCCTTGCACCGTGACGGTGCTCTCGGTGACCCGCGGGGCGGCCATGCCTGGGGGCCGGGGCGCTGTTAACTGGGGTAACGGGACGGGAGGGCTGATGGACCTTCTGCCCGGTGGTGGCAGGAAGGCAAGAGGGCTGTGAAGGGTCACACCGGCATCTTCACTGTGGTGGCACCACCGGGGTCACCGATGTGCCAGGCGGCCTCAGGGGCCCgcccctgcctcagtttccccgtcCATCGCTGGGCCTGCAGCCCTTACCTGCTGCTCCGCACACGGGGCCGGCCGCCGCTCGCCTCTTCCCCGCCGCACCACGGGACTGGGGGTGCCGCGCCCCGGGGCCAAagagcggcggggcgggcgaGAGAACGGCGGCACCGCGTCATGGAGCGCAAGGtccggggcggccccgggaaCCGCTggggcccgccgggccgggccctgcCCCGCCAAGCGAAGCCGAACGAAGTCGAGCTTTCCCGAGCAGAGCCGAGTATTGCCGAGCGAAACCGAGCCCTACCCGAACTCTACCGAGCCAGGCCGAGCTTTGCAGAccagagccccagctctgccctgcagtaCTGAGCCCAACCCGAGCCCTGCCCGAGCTGTACCGAGAGCCGCCGAGCGCTTGACGAACATAGCCGAGTTCTGCCGAGCTCTGCCAAGCTCCGCTACGGGCCGCGGCCGTTGTGTCCATCGGGGCAGTAGTGTCGCGGGCTGCCGCCAGGCGGGGCCCGAGGGCGCAGCGGCGCCGTGcgcggcgggccgggggcggcagggccggggccgagcggggccggcaGCGCCGGGCGGGGGCTCGGGCTGGGCCGCAGCTGAGCGGAGCAGCGGGGACCGGGACCTGTTTCCCCGCAGCAGCCGGGCTGGGGTCCCGCAGCCCTGCGCAGCCGctctcctccagcaggagcGGAGATGCTGCTTGGCCGCAGCCGGCTGTGGCTGCTACTCCTC contains:
- the ABHD14B gene encoding putative protein-lysine deacylase ABHD14B isoform X1, with the protein product MTRCRRSLARPAALWPRGAAPPVPWCGGEEASGGRPRVRSSSPLAFLPPPGRRSISPPVPLPQLTAPRPPGMAAPRVTESTVTVQGQSLFYRRAEPAQAVPRLTVLLLHGIRFSSETWLQLGTLATLAENGYRAVAIDLPGLGRSKDAVAPAPVGQPAPAAFLKAVSEALDLGPAVVISPSLSGMYSLPCLLEHSQLFKAYVPVAPICTEKFTAQQYAQIKTPTLIVYGDQDAELGQTSLNNLKHLPEHQVLLLQGAGHACYLDKPNEWHRGLLDFLQQLK
- the ABHD14B gene encoding putative protein-lysine deacylase ABHD14B isoform X2, whose product is MAAPRVTESTVTVQGQSLFYRRAEPAQAVPRLTVLLLHGIRFSSETWLQLGTLATLAENGYRAVAIDLPGLGRSKDAVAPAPVGQPAPAAFLKAVSEALDLGPAVVISPSLSGMYSLPCLLEHSQLFKAYVPVAPICTEKFTAQQYAQIKTPTLIVYGDQDAELGQTSLNNLKHLPEHQVLLLQGAGHACYLDKPNEWHRGLLDFLQQLK